The nucleotide window CTAGGACACGACATATAAGTTGTATTTGAGACTAACAAATTACAATATCTTGACGCGTCTTGAAGTGGATATGTTTGACTCGGTGATCCCCATCCGCGAGTTCATACTATCGGGCAGCATGTCTATGCCCATGGCTTGCGAAACATAGTCATTAACCGAATCATATACCAGTCAAAGGATATGTGTTTGTATAACCTTATCAACCAGGGAACATTAGAATAATTATCATACAATATATAGTCTAACAAACAAGTCACATAATTATCGATACATACCAGTGATGATGTGCAAGGACAATACAAATAAGTCATGAATACATAGGGAAATAACATCAtcacatgattgcctctaggccATATTTCCAACAGTCCCCCACTTGCACCAGAGTCGATCATTTAGGCATCATATGCCCATGGCCCTTGTGTGCGCCTGATGCTTTGGCTGCGGGAGAGGCTTCTTCGGTGGATCACCAATATTTAGATCCGTGTGTACTTTGCATATCTTTACATCACCTCTCTCAACAATCTCTCATATGAGATGATATCGCCTGAGTATGTGTTTGTGTTTCTAGTGATGCCTTGGTTCCTTGGCTTGTGCGATAGCTCACAATAGGAATCGAAAGAATTGGACGCGCCCTGAACCACATGGAGTGCATAAATGAAGTTCTTAATCCGAAAATCTCCCTTCGTAGCTTCAGAAGCCGTGATGTACCGGGCCTCCGTTATAGAATCAACAACCGTTTCTTGCTTGGAGCTCTTCCAGCTCACTGCACCTCCATTTAGAAAGAACACAAAATGAGATTGCGATTGATAGTCATCCTTATCAGTTTGGAAACTAGCATCAGTGTAACCCTTTGTAACGAGCTCgtcctcacctccataaactagaacatatccttagtccttctCAAGTATTCAAGTATATTTTTAACTGTTGTTCAATGATTCTCACCTCGTTCAGCCTGGTATCTGCTCGTAACACTTGAGCATAGGAAACATCTGGTTGAGTACATAACATTGCATACATGCTGGACCCGATAGCTGAAGCATACAAAATGTCATCCATGCAACTTCGCTCATCATGACTCACGGGACTATGAGATGCCATGCAACATAGGCAAGAGCCCTTTCTTGGCTTGAGCCGCTCCAACACCTTCTCTTTATGTCTGTTAGAACTGCTAGGTTCTCAAACCAGGATCCACTCACCGTTTTCTCAACACACATGCACACAAGGAAGTAGTATGAAGCTCTATAGGTTTATACCAATATCACACGCTTACTTCTACAAACAGGAGTACATGTCCTTTTATAAGACTAGCCAAACCGGCTATGCTAGCAATACTTAATAGCTAAGCTAGGACAACAAAGTGTGGAGGCAATCATTTCGACTAGTCCAGTGATACACATCGTGAAGTCGTCGATCCGCTCGCCATCCTTGAAGGCGATCGTTTCGAACTCAGCACGGAGGCGTTGGGCATTCACCTCCCGCATGGGACCGCCGCGCTGCGTCCTGGTCACGTCCCATGCCTCCTTGGTTCTTCGCTGCGAGCATGCTATGCTTCTCTGGCAGGGTGGACTGGATCTGCGTCGCCATGGCCCGCCGATCGTCCTTTCAGGAGACGGTGTCGTCCTCCATGGCATCCCACAGGCTTGCGGCCGCATGTTGACCTCCATTACCAGCGCCCAGTCGGAGTAGTTCGAGCAGGTGATCATCGGGAAGGAGAGGTTGGTGCCGTCGCTGGGATTGTGCACCACTTGCTGCACCATAATATCTCCTCCACTGTGTTGCATCTTGCCGCGTCCGTGGTTTGGTAAGTGCAAACGGCGGTGGGGTTTTGGAGCCTGACGAGGCAGTCCTCCGCCACTCACATGCCTCCTCCCTCGGAACAAGTCTGATGCGAACTGTTGGCCGAAAATCAGCTCATGGGAGCTCTTCCTGAGCatggacacacacacacacgcacacacacgagagagagggggagggagagagggagagagatagCAGTGTTTTGCGTCGCGCGCACAACTTTGTTGGCCGGAAATCAGCTGACCGGAGCTCTTCCTGAGCACGCACCCCCCAaaagagagagggagggagggaggggcggagagagagagggagcagTGTTTTGCGCCGCGGGCACAACTTTGTTGGCCGGAAATCAGTTGACCGGAGCTCTTCTCGAGCACGCACCCCCCagaagagagagggagggaggggcgggagagagggaggggggagggaggggtaGAGAGAGAGTAGGCACCTGTCTCCACAAAAGGCAAAATGTATATGAAAAAAAGTTTGATTGAACACAATGGGTTTGGCTTTAGGGCGGGAGGGAGGGCCGAGAGAGGGGGGGGGTTCTGGTCTTTTGGCATCCCCTTGTACATGTATATATGTTGGCTTTGGCCTCCTAATGATACATGTTGCATCATAACATGGTATCATGAGCCTAGGTTTAGAGATTTGTTTTTGGCGCCACAACTCGCCTCTGATCCAACCTCGCGCATCGCCGTTGCCTTCTTTGCCGGTGGTCGCAGGCTTCCTCAACCCTTAATCTACAACTGCATCTGAAGGCCAAACGCCCAATTCACCCGATCTGCTATCTGGCGCTGGTGTCTTCGGTTGGAGGACTCAGTCGCTGTCACTCCCGTCTCGATCCGGCGGCTCCCTCGTCCTCCTCCAAGCGCCACCCACCTCGGCCCACCAGGCCCTGCTAGCTGCCTCCTCCTGGCCATGGCCCCACCATGACTGCTCGCCGGCAGCTGCCTCCTCCAGGCCGTGGCCCTGCTGTCGCATGCTGACCGGCCCTGGCCCATCAGATCCAGGCAGTGCCTGCTCCCGTCTGGCTGCTTCGCTGACCGCGCTGAATATCCGCTCGTTGCATCGTGTGCGTGTGCTTGTTTTCGAGCCAGCGTGATGCTGCTCCTTCGGCCGGCGGCGGCTTCGCTCTATCTCGCCAGTTGGACGTGCCCGACCTCGCGTGGTGCTTCTCCAGTGTCGGCTGCGTCTCTTGCAAGCTCGCGTGTTCTGCTGCTGCCAGACTCTGATCTGGATAGCGCGTGACGGTTGAGCGTTCGTTGTTTTATCGCCCGGGCTTCCTTCGTGAGGGTGAGCAGCAGATTGGTTCAGTTAGTATTTGGTTAAACCGTGAGCAAAAAAAAAGCCCTCGCATCCTGGTTATCTGGTGATATTCATTGGTGTTCCCTATGTTGACCCCGTCTCGCACATACGTCGTCGCTCGATGCTTGGTTCTCGTCCGTCTATGATGCTGTCCCCTATGACGTCTTCGGCAGGCTGTGATGGTCGCTGTACGTCAGCTCCTCTTGCGGCTTCCGGGCGCGGAGGTGATCACTCTACGTCGACTCCTCCAGTGGCTTCCGGGCGCGGAGGTGATCGCTCTACGTCGACTCCTCCAGTGGCTTCCACATGCAGCTCTACGTCTGCTCGCTACTCTCGGTCGACTCTACACGCGGCTTCCACGGGTGGTGGCGACTGCTCATCGTCGGCAGGTATTTCTACCTCGACCCTCTTCCGATGTGTCCCTGTCTGCGTGTGAGATTGTGCAATTGCGATGCCTGTTTGCTGCTTGGGATTCTTCACCGGCAGGTTCTGTGACTGACTCTTCGTGCACTGAGAAACCACCTTCTCATCATTCAGGTACATCTCCATGGATTGTTGATACTGGAGCGTCTTTTCATATGACTTATGATTCTTCCACTTTGACCTCCGTTCGACCTGTCGAGTCTCCTGTTCGTGTTCTTACGGCTGATGGCACTCCTCTCTGTAGCTAGTCGAGGCACTCTTAGCACTTCTTTATTTCATGTTCTCTCTATCGCTCATGTGCCCCGACTTACCATGCAGCTCATATCTGGTGgttagattgttgactctagttgTAGGGTAATTCTTGACTTTGATTTGTGTTCTGTTCAGGATCGTTGCACGGCCGCCCTGCTTGGTGCTGGCCCTCGACACTCTGATGGTCTCTGGGAGCTTGACTGGCTTCGTCTTCCCTTCGCTGCCACCGCCACTAGTCCCGCAGCCCCTTTGCTGCATCTACCAGCTCTTTTCAGTAGTGGCATAATCGTCTTGGCCATTTATGTGGTTCTCGTCTCTCATCTTTGGTTCATGGTGGTGTTCTGGGGTCTGTCTCTGATAACGCTTCGTTAGATTGTCTGGGTTGTAGGCTTGGTAAGCAGATTCAACTATTCTACCCTCACAATGAGTCAATGTCCGAGCGCCCTTTTCATCTCGTTCACTCTGATGTTTGGGGTCCGGCTCCCTTCGCTTCGAAAGGGGGTAATCGCTACTATATTATCTTTATAGACGACTTTTCTCGTTTCACTTGGATCTATTTCATGTCTTCTCGTAGTGAGGTCTTATCTGTATACAAAAAAATTGCTGCCATGGTTCATACCTAGTTTTTCACTCCTATTCGTGTTTTTCGTGCAGATGCAGCTGGTGAGTATATCTCCCATGCGCTGCGAGGATTCCTTGCTGAGCAGGGTACTCTTACTCGGTTCTCTCGCTCTGGTGTTCATGCTCAGAATGGTGTGGTTGAGCGCAAGCATCATCACCTTCTTGAGAAGGTGCGTGTGATGATGATCGCCGCTTCTCTTTCACCTCACTTCTGGGCTGAGGCTGTTACCACTTCCACCTATCTCATCAACATTCAACCATCTGCTGCTCTACAGGGTGGTATTCCTCTCTTGTGCCTTTTTGGCTGTTCTCCTGATTATTCGACGCTTCGTTTGTTTGGTTGCGTTTGCTATGTTTTGTTTGCCCCTTGTAAACGCACCAAACTGACCGTTCAGTCTATTGAGTGTGTCTTTCTCAGATATAGTGATGAGCATAAGGGCTATCGGTGTTGGGATCCTGTCGGTCGCCGGATGTGTATTTCTCGGGATGTGACCTTTGATGAGTCTCGATCCTTCTACCTGCGCCCATCCTCCTCGGCCTTTTCCACGGAGGACATCTCTTTTCTTATGTTTCTGAATACACCTCCCTCTGTGCCCAGTATTCCTACTCGTCCCGCTATTGCAGATCCGATGGCATCCTCTCCTATGGTTTCTTCTCCCTCATCACATGACTCTCCACCTTCATCACCGATACCTTCCGCTTCTCCACCTTCATCACCGATACATTCCTCGTCTCCACCTCTAGTGATTCCACCTCTTCCCTCTTTTCCTTTCCATTATATTCGTCATCCACGTGTTGTAGATAAGTCTTAATGATGTACCCTCTACTTCCTGTGTTGTCTTCCTCCTCTCAGCCGACTTATGGTCTTCGTTCTCGGCCTTGTCGGCCACTTGACCGATATTCTCCTTCTCGCTATGGTCTTTCGACCGTTCTTGAGCCGACTTCTTATCGAGATGCAGTTGTTCATCCTGAATGGCAGTTGCGATGGTAGAGGAGATTGCCGCCCTTGAGCGCACTGGCACATGGGATCTGGTTTCTCTTCCTCCCCGTGTTCGTCccatcacttgtaagtgggtctatAAGATTAAGACTCGCTTtgatggttctcttgagcgctataaagctcgtcttgtggctcgTGGTTGTCAGCAGGAGTATGGTTGTGATTACGATGAgacttttgctcctgtggccCATATGACCACTGTACGCACACTTCTCGTTGTGGCCTCTGTTCGCCACTGGTTTGTGTCTCAGCTAGATGTTAAGAATGCTTTTCTTAATGGCGAGTTGCGTGAGGAAGTTTATATGCAGCCACCACCTGGGTATTCAGTTCTTGATGGCATGGTTTGCCGTCTTCGtcgctctctctatggccttaagcaagcctCCCATGTTTGTTTTGAGCGTTTTGCCTCTGTGGTCACTGCAGCTGGTTTTTCGCCCAATGCTCATGATCTAGCGCTATTTGTCCACCTTTCTGCTCGTGGTCACACTCTTCTTCTATATGTTCATGACATGATCATCACAAGCGACGATTCTGAGTACATTGCCTTTGTCAAGGCCCGTCTCAGTGACCAGTTTCTTATGTCTGATCTTGGTTCTCTTCGTTACTTTCTTGGGATTGAGGTTTCCTCCATCTCTAATGGTTTTTTTATTTCCCAAGAGAAGTATATCCAAGATCTTCTTGCTCGTGCGGCTCTTAGTGATGAGCGCACTGTTAAGACTCCTATGGAGCTTAATGTTAACCTTCGCGCTTCTGATAGCGAGCTCTTGTCTGGTCTGACCCGTTATCGTCATCTTGTTGGGAGTCTTGTCTATCTTACTGTCACTCGTCCGGATATCTCCTATCCTATAATATTCCGAGTCAGTTTGTTTCCGCTCCCACTTCAATTTACTAGTCACCTTCTTCTTCATGTTGTACGATATCTTCGTGGCACGATCTCTCATCGTCTCTCTTTTCCCGTTCCAACTCGTTACAGCTTGAGGCCTATTTGGATGCTACATGGTCTAGTGATCCTTCGGATCGCCGTTCACTTTCTGCCTactgtgtttttcttggtggttctctcattgcTTGGAAGACAAAGAAACGGACTGCAGTTTTCCGTTTGAGTGCAGAGGCCGAGTTGAGAGCTATGGCTCTTCTGACGGCATAGGTGACTTGGTTATGATGGTTACTGGAGGATTTTGGTGTTTCTGTTACTACGCTTACCACCCTCTTGTCAGACAGTACAGGTGTTATTAGTATTGTGCGGGACCCCGTGAAGCATGAGCTTACCAAGCATATTGGTGTTCATGCTTCTTATGTGTGCGCTGCCTGTGCAACATGATGTTATTGCTCTTCAGTATGTGCCTTTGAGTTACAACTAGTGGACTTCTTCACGAAGGCCCAGACTAGAGCGCAACATAGATTTCACCTCTCCAAACTCattgtttgggggggggggggttagagtTATATTGATGATGTATTCTGGTCTTTTGGCATCCCCTTGTACATGTATATATGCTGGCTTTGGCCTCCTAATAATACAAGTTGCATCATAACACATGCAACCATGACATCATCAAAAGATTCTTTCAGATTTGAACTTAAAAAAAGTTCTATCTCCTGAATTGTTAACCTGATTGACGATCCACTTTCACCTTAGCTTTCTCGTggcgagatcttcaaaactagatcacATGTCGGCATGTTTCGACAACTTTTTGTTGTCGATACTTGCAGATTACTATCACTTACTTGCCATGTTATTAGTCAGATAGTTACCGGATTTAATTAACTTAGTTGCCAGATTGCTCAACTGAAGTGTAGGCTGATGCTTCTTACTCGTTAACACTTGAATAATCACTATCTAGCTTTGCATAACATTGCAAAGTTAAAAAATATAACATTGCAAAGTTAAAAAATATACAAAATTATTGTCTGGTAACTACTCATAATTCTTGTGGCAACCGTGATGGCAACTATGGTGACATAATCTGGCAATTCGTGGCAGCGGTTTTTTTTCACCGGAACATGTCACATGGGATCTTGTTTCATAGCCCTCGCCGAGGTGAACCCATCGGTTAAGACTGATCGTTATTGGATTAATGGTTTGTGAGATAAATCatttaaaaaattcaaaaagCAATTAATGTGATGATGTCAGCATGATGTGTAAGATTCTTGCATGCCTGCATGTGCTCTCAGTATAGTAAAAAATCCCATTGAAGTGCACGCATGCACACTTATGCAAAGTAGAATTTCCATTCCTTTTTGGGTTGCTCGGTTTAGGTTTTACTTCACAAATTCCTTTGTTTATGGATTTGTGATAAGAAACATTGTTATATGGAACCTATATTGGGAGGATGAGGCACATCTTCCTGTATTTTATACACCTGAGAAACATTATAAATTCACAACTTTACAAACAGTTTTCGTGTCAAATGCTATGGGTAATTGATTTAATTGACATGCCTGCCTATTCATGGTTATTATCAGAAACACAACAGTTGCTTATTATGATTGTTAGAAAAATGATATCATTCTTTTGACATGTTACACACTTTCAGGTACCATATGGTGTGCATTTCAAGTATAATTATTTTGTTCGAGAGGAAAAAAATTCCTCTAATGACATCATATGGAGGCCTGGACCTGAGTGCTCCTTATCGATACCTTCTGTTAGCCAGAAAAATCATGTCATCCTTGTAAAAGATCAGTGGATGGAAACCAGTGTGGCAGGTATTTCCTCTCCTTCCTGGGGATCATGGCTGATGGAAGCTGATTCTGTTGAAGATCAAATTGCTGAGAGAGGGAAGCGTGAGAGCATTGTGAAAGCCCACTCTGTTATAGATATGGTGGACGGAGCTTCATCTGTAGGTAATGTTGCTCTACCACAATTTTCATTTAATTAGTATTGACTGAGGCCCTTAGAGTTTCTGAACACTTAAATGTTTTCAGTTGATTGGCAGGTGAGCATATTATAATGAGACTTTGGAATGGCACACCTTTAGATTCAGTCAGTCCATCCATCAGTGTGCATGATGATTTTGCTGCAGCTGATAAACCAAATGCAATTAAAGTAAGTGTAAACCAACATGAGATAAATCAGCCTGTTGAGGAGCCATGGGTTCTTGGACCTATCGTCTCAGCAAAGAACTCCGTTGCACAAGTGAAACGCAAGAAAGACAGAAGGAAGTTTTTGAATACGGAAAAGGATTCAGGTGAAATAACTGAAAACATGCCTGAACAGGATCAGCCTGTGGAGGAGCCATGGTTATTTCAGTCTTGGGTGACAGCAAACAGAGCTGGTGTTATATCAAAACGGAAAGTAGAAGCAAAGGGCATTATGAAAAGGTTAAAAGAATTTGATAAACCCTCAGCAGCTTCTGAGAAGGATATGCCTGCCAGTGGTGAACCACCAAGAGTCATATTAATTAACTCCTCTATCTGCAGTACACAGAGAATTGCAGTATTGGAAGATGGGAAATTAGTTGAACTCTTGCTGGAGCCCATAAAGAACAATGTACATTGTGACAGTATTTATTTAGGTATAATAACAAAACTTGTGCCTCACATGGGAGGTGCTTTTGTCGACATTGGAATTTTGAGACCTTCACTTATGAGCATAAAGCAAAACCGTGATCCATTTGTGTATCCTCAAATTGTCAAGGATATTAAAGGAGGTTCTGCTAATGATTCTGGTTATAACCATGAGAGCCTTCTGACatacgatgatgatgatgatgatgttgatgatgataTGGCTGACAATGAGTTTGCAGATGAAGAAAATGACGATGATTCATCAACATTTCTGGCTCAGAATGTTAAGGAAAATGAAGAAGGCTTGGACATTGTGTCCCATTCTAATATGAAGAAGATTGATGGTGCTGAATTTGAAAATGTCTCTGGTTgggatgatgaaattgatgatcaCGTGGAAGATGAATACAATGATGATCACTCACCAGGAGATCGGTCAGAGATCTGCAATGATATTAAGACATTATCTTCCATTCAGCATGCTTTGAGGGAATCTAACGATGATACAAATGGATGTAGGTGGTCTCAAGTTCGCAAGGGCACAAAAATCATGGTTCAAGTTGTCAAGGAGGGATTGGGCACGAAAGGTCCAACACTGAGTCCCTTTCCATGCTTAAGAAGCCGATTTTGGGTGCGTAAGATTAACATAGTTCATTAGCTCTCATGCTCTTCGAGCATTACATTTTTAGAGCTTTATAATCTCTTGTTTAAAAAAATTAATGCTTCATAATCTCTTGTTTATCACCAAAGAACTAGGAATGGACAGGGATGCGTGTTAGCTATTCACGTGCCAGAACCATGAGTTGGTttcgagatcttatgggtttcaactctagcctaccccaacttgtttggtcTTGTTTGCCATTGGTACAACAGTCGCACAAAAGGAATATCTCTGACCGCTAAATGCGGCTTGGTTAGTTCACGGAACCACCACTATTTGTGTCTGCACCCTGTTGCAAAAACGCATGTTACGCACATGAAAAAAATGTGAAGAAAAATCTGGGATGTACAACATCCTTAACACGTGCATTTGCAAAATATGCCATAACAAGCTGTTTCATGCTTCACTATGTAAGAAACCTTTTTGAGTTCTGATCTTGAACAAAGCAATGATCTTAACTTACCTGGAATATGTCGCTTACGGACATTTGCCATGATAACATGTTAATGATATCACCGACGACTAACTATTCGAGGCACATTCTGATCTAAGTACCAAAACTTTTGAAAGAATGCCCTTGTTCTGACAGACCCCGCATTGTATGGTGCATAGGTGCTCAGGTAGAAACTTTTTTAACTTTGGAATGAGCCTTCCATTTTGAATTGCAGATATTGGTCTCTCGTGGCAACAAAGTTGGAGTTTCAAAAAAGATTACTGGGATAGAACGCACCCGGTTGAAGGGCATTACAAAGTTATTACGACCTCCTGGATTTACTCTGACAGCTCGTACAGTTGCCGCTGGCCATTCTTGGGAGGAGTTAAACAAGGACCTTGATCGGTTGTTATCTACCTGGAAAGGAATAACTGAACATGCTCAATCTGCTGCCCTAGCTGCCGAGGAGGGTGTGGAAGGTGCTATTCCTGTTATGTTGTATAGATCAAAGGGCCAGGCTCTATCTATTGTTCAAGATGATTTTAATGAGAAGGTGAGTTAAGTTTGCATACTGTTCAAAACACAGCAGAACCAATAAAATTATGTCACGAGTACATTTCTTTTCAAACGCTTTACTCGAATCCCGATTAACTGGTATTCTAAATATAGGTCAAGAGGTTGGTTGTGGATTCTCCTCGCACCTACCATGAGGTACGTTTATAGTCATTTAAACTCTTGAAGAAATATTTTTTGTAAAATATTTTTCCTTCACACCGATGCATGCTTTATGGTGTGTACCTCTAGACAGAAGTTGACTTCTATATGCCTGTTTTTTCTGTAATCCAAGAAGTCAACACTTGAAAATATATTCTCTGAAAATTTGCTGCACATTTTTTGTTGTCACATAAGCCTGTTAAATGAGTGGCCCATGTGGCCCACGTACTGCTGGCCCAGGATGGCTAGGCCCATACTAGAGTGGTCCAATCTTCACGAAGTGGAGGTGGATGTGaggaagaacacgaagaacacgaggggaaacacaatGGGAACTAGTACAAATCAACACACAAGTTGCAATAAAGATACACACAGATAGATCCTTGATCCAAATCATCCACAAGAGAGAGATGAAACAAGATAGGGTTCTTCCCCAAGTCCTAACACAAGGAGGGCTTGAATTCGTAGAGGAATCTTCACGTGGCCTTGATATTGCGTGAGTCTTCTCCCTCGGGAGGTCGTGTTCTCCATGAGGAGTCATCTCCACAATGGAGGAATCCCACTAGGAATGAGTTCTAATCTTAGCTAACCCTGGATCTAAGGTGGGGGAGAGGTTTGGTTGTGCTACCTGTGTTTGTGTGTGTTTGCGGTGTTGACCTTTTTGGGTAAGGggggggaggtatatataggtCCACCCACGAATGGGTAAGTGAGGAGGGGATACATGGCTCGTGGGCCCAAAACTTTGCGCAGTCAGTCTTACCGATCAGTCTGGTCGCGGAGGACTGGACAGTCCGGTAGTGCAAATCTTCGGAGGCTTCGGCGCAGGACTGGATAGTCTGGTCGGTCGGACCGGCCAGTCCGGTGGCGAGTCTTTTGGACAGTCTGGTGGCAACAGAAGGTTTTGAAGCTGTGCAGACCCACACGGACTGTCCGGCTAGCCGTCCGGATGCACCTCTTCTTCCGTCATTGCTTCCACGCTTCCCTCTTGGATGGCATAGTCGTACTCTTGTGCTTGCATTCCCTCAACATGCGCGAAGCTCAGCTTAAACCTATACATGCATTAGGAAGgagggtcaagtagtataccatcctcgaaggggcaAGTAAACACTACGTAAAGAAGAGAAATTCACCTTCATATGTATGATGTGGGAGATGCGTGTGTCTCCTGATGGTGGGGcacttgacatggtgatgtccgtgggatgctccgcatcaagaTGGGAATGAATGATATCTATCACCCTACTTGAGGGCGAGTGTTGTATGAGTGACCCATGTATTGCTGGCCTAGGAGGCCCAGGCCCATACCAGAGAGTGGCTTCTTAGAGTACTATTTATATAACCATGTAGCCTTTTGTATTTACCCCATTGTATAAGGGGTTTTCTGCATATCTTacacctgtacatgtatatatatattgGCCTACGACGtcatgggaatacaagttgcatattcCTAACATGGTATTAGATCTCAGGTTTTTTTAGCACGCACAACTCGTGCTTGATCCTTTCCTGGCGTCGTCGTGTTCTCCTTGTTGGATGTGTAACGCCCCGATCTGGTTGAGGGGCGACCAGAGTAGGCTACGGATTGGATCGGGAGGGAAAAGGTGCGAAGACTTGGAAAGGGGATGAGCGAAGGGGGAGTAGGTGAGGGGAATTCAGATTACTTTCAACCAACATGCCGATACATCCCTTCTCCAGGGTTTAAGTACACACGCTACGCCATTGGCCCTTGCCTCTTACACGCTTACAGGTGGAACCCACACACGCCTACACTTGGCCATGCCAACTGGCAGTCACACGGTGGTGTGTACTACCGCTGTGACAAGATGTCGCTGTTTCGTCGCCGCCTCGTTTCTCTACTCTGGCAACTGCTTGCCCACCCTCCCAATACTCCGGTCAACGCCATTGCCCCGAGCCACCTGCTTCGTCTTGAATCAAGCCGCCCGTGTCCTGATCTCTAGATCGAGACGCCGCGGGACTCCTCTGGATCGAGCCACAGACTTCCGCGAGACTCCTCTAGATTGAGTCATCCAGGTCCAGCTTTCTGGATCGCGTCGCCTGCCCTGGTTCCCTCCTCTGGATTGCCTCCTGATTCTGTCGAGCCGCCCAGGTCGTCACCTTGTTAGTTCATGGCCCCGCCGGTTCGTCATGTGGGCTCTCGATCGCGATTCTGACCCCAGCTGTCGTTCCTCGCCGATCTCTGCCGCTGGCCATCGATTCTTGTCACCACCGGCCGCTGATTCCTTATGCTGGCCGCCG belongs to Triticum urartu cultivar G1812 chromosome 7, Tu2.1, whole genome shotgun sequence and includes:
- the LOC125522016 gene encoding ribonuclease E/G-like protein, chloroplastic isoform X3 codes for the protein MAARALVAPPLPPTPPLGTMRATPRVAAGLSSALTGHRGRHTLCSVQLTESPSGNLQVEANSSHSPTQLMSTGHDDSAITCKGFCTISWSVKADVMDGYIIFITGDPVTLGCWEPDMAVQLNPSVKSSNKWTAVIKVPYGVHFKYNYFVREEKNSSNDIIWRPGPECSLSIPSVSQKNHVILVKDQWMETSVAGISSPSWGSWLMEADSVEDQIAERGKRESIVKAHSVIDMVDGASSVGEHIIMRLWNGTPLDSVSPSISVHDDFAAADKPNAIKVSVNQHEINQPVEEPWVLGPIVSAKNSVAQVKRKKDRRKFLNTEKDSGEITENMPEQDQPVEEPWLFQSWVTANRAGVISKRKVEAKGIMKRLKEFDKPSAASEKDMPASGEPPRVILINSSICSTQRIAVLEDGKLVELLLEPIKNNVHCDSIYLGIITKLVPHMGGAFVDIGILRPSLMSIKQNRDPFVYPQIVKDIKGGSANDSGYNHESLLTYDDDDDDVDDDMADNEFADEENDDDSSTFLAQNVKENEEGLDIVSHSNMKKIDGAEFENVSGWDDEIDDHVEDEYNDDHSPGDRSEICNDIKTLSSIQHALRESNDDTNGCRWSQVRKGTKIMVQVVKEGLGTKGPTLSPFPCLRSRFWILVSRGNKVGVSKKITGIERTRLKGITKLLRPPGFTLTARTVAAGHSWEELNKDLDRLLSTWKGITEHAQSAALAAEEGVEGAIPVMLYRSKGQALSIVQDDFNEKVKRLVVDSPRTYHEVTGYLQEVAPELCNRVDLYEKRTPIFDEYKIEKEIDNILCKRVVLQNGGSLIIEQTEALVSIDVNGGHSMFGQGTSQEKAILDVNLEAAKQIARELRLRDIGGIIVVDFIDMTDDSNKRLIYDEMKKAVEKDRSTVGVSELSKLGLMEITRKRVRPSVTFMISEPCPCCHGIGRVEALDTSFSKIEREICRRLAVSGHNPDPEKPKLWPRFLLRVDHEMCTYLTSGKRTKLGILSSSLKVWVLLKIARGFTRGAFELLPYSDQKDTDEQKELSPESPPPREAGRPRLSVFPIKKWMSRAKRAK
- the LOC125522016 gene encoding ribonuclease E/G-like protein, chloroplastic isoform X6: MDGCNQDAAGEYISHALRGFLAEQGTLTRFSRSGVHAQNGVVERKHHHLLEKVPYGVHFKYNYFVREEKNSSNDIIWRPGPECSLSIPSVSQKNHVILVKDQWMETSVAGISSPSWGSWLMEADSVEDQIAERGKRESIVKAHSVIDMVDGASSVGEHIIMRLWNGTPLDSVSPSISVHDDFAAADKPNAIKVSVNQHEINQPVEEPWVLGPIVSAKNSVAQVKRKKDRRKFLNTEKDSGEITENMPEQDQPVEEPWLFQSWVTANRAGVISKRKVEAKGIMKRLKEFDKPSAASEKDMPASGEPPRVILINSSICSTQRIAVLEDGKLVELLLEPIKNNVHCDSIYLGIITKLVPHMGGAFVDIGILRPSLMSIKQNRDPFVYPQIVKDIKGGSANDSGYNHESLLTYDDDDDDVDDDMADNEFADEENDDDSSTFLAQNVKENEEGLDIVSHSNMKKIDGAEFENVSGWDDEIDDHVEDEYNDDHSPGDRSEICNDIKTLSSIQHALRESNDDTNGCRWSQVRKGTKIMVQVVKEGLGTKGPTLSPFPCLRSRFWILVSRGNKVGVSKKITGIERTRLKGITKLLRPPGFTLTARTVAAGHSWEELNKDLDRLLSTWKGITEHAQSAALAAEEGVEGAIPVMLYRSKGQALSIVQDDFNEKVKRLVVDSPRTYHEVTGYLQEVAPELCNRVDLYEKRTPIFDEYKIEKEIDNILCKRVVLQNGGSLIIEQTEALVSIDVNGGHSMFGQGTSQEKAILDVNLEAAKQIARELRLRDIGGIIVVDFIDMTDDSNKRLIYDEMKKAVEKDRSTVGVSELSKLGLMEITRKRVRPSVTFMISEPCPCCHGIGRVEALDTSFSKIEREICRRLAVSGHNPDPEKPKLWPRFLLRVDHEMCTYLTSGKRTKLGILSSSLKVWVLLKIARGFTRGAFELLPYSDQKDTDEQKELSPESPPPREAGRPRLSVFPIKKWMSRAKRAK